One genomic region from Lysobacterales bacterium encodes:
- the rpmF gene encoding 50S ribosomal protein L32 — MAVQKSRVTPSKRGMRRSHDALTAKQLATDPTTGEIHLRHHITKDGFYRGKKVINVKSAVDAE, encoded by the coding sequence ATGGCAGTGCAGAAGAGCCGCGTCACCCCCTCCAAGCGCGGCATGCGCCGTTCGCATGACGCCCTGACCGCGAAGCAGCTGGCGACCGACCCGACCACGGGTGAGATCCATCTGCGCCATCACATCACCAAGGATGGTTTCTACCGCGGCAAGAAGGTCATCAACGTCAAGTCGGCGGTCGACGCCGAGTAA